Proteins encoded by one window of Cloeon dipterum chromosome 2, ieCloDipt1.1, whole genome shotgun sequence:
- the kto gene encoding mediator of RNA polymerase II transcription subunit 12 isoform X2, which yields MLSFSLEKRSLKRPRLGPPDVYPQDPKQKEDELTAVNVKHGFSLSLTLTEEFGSARNCTVSASKIGTYLNSIQAKKEELNTLPDTAKRRPQVNTKDSFWPATPRVKPQVDSWFKDLAGSKPLSNLSKKAPNFNKREEIFGLLCEFKVPLVRATWFIKLSSAYAVAVTEAKMKKRQVPDPAQEWTQILTKFMRDQLTKLHDLYGPLNTPSGTTAVVPSPSSLPLMLDDQNAVQKQWAYCVNLCKHMYEEGLLERQEFLTWVLETVEKSGTHEAGMLKFVLPLTLQYLNEFAQSELLARKLSYLACRRLSQMVAEATGPASPQTNSMQPSLSQINAAFKDYISCKHHRSVVLTFSTILQTVALECPTALVWNNLGEHKCPPALNGSPLDLLPCPLFLLPMPPRPDNPTIRNQLKVAEGFIRNRSRAAEGRWSCDKWQQSKAGSEASICTKELNSTMQSPQGTTMSKVLAALDALDRYSFDRMETSNLDSLYVKVFPNVAPQSVTEQKERQENPVNQDAPIVQLLCEWAVSTCRWGEHRAMAVAKLLERRQADLAQASEPADVPDEKDSVDSSNGGPPQGLPIFQGLLMHFLDTEAPVLEDNPNAANKVMFGNLVHLFYELIRNDVFSHDAYLCTLISRGDLLTGPPAAQTGQQPAQNKNQGIGEDEDSSLFAGIDIKPAQVRGPLPDYDDSKIDDDLDKLLQHIKEEQQNSLDAPDSPKDDVPAPSLSTVGGIGGLDDTVDGREGRRQSRHLIYTTHFPLPPDDSSSHDSNQRHVLLFGVGKMRDDARHVVKKTAKEISRLFSKKFSIDVGEGGRIKKHSRGEFNFEAVTQKMQGLSYFDQHVISMQCATTVLEMLSSFASGSSNYLPVQEHVAFLFDLMELSLNIYGLIDICIQIIKELPDVEAQLQLRGPTLVRSYTTSLSLYVVGVLRRYHCCLLLSPEQVSSVFEGLCKVVKHVSNPGDCSSAERCILAHLFDLYSSCAPLKTKHCEPFSNAYPKIRQAMYVRLNPAASSYPLNSQFMSDVIANPRRASQNGATNSVAASPAVRLEPHWARQLAESPANRYSFVCNAVIAACREKDNERLNDLAVLCAELTACCNALGPEWLGVLKSLCPHETSNTPFYPDVQRMVDVTDLSIHTSLAVFTSILIARHCFSLEDFVVNVALPSLLTASQGKEKVDSKVEAGARLTCHLLLRLFKTNETPQPALYSVGTSPHPMAATLQHFNIRLSCDRHLLAAAHNNINIGALLAVLKGILVMGDATARDSKGKKDSVGPVSKSVSVGSSGELSISHILGTSDLLGANDDPLLDVSGQRLEKAGLSEYAQHVLQQICSQEWVLVRCLQNPENLCNPEMLLDNMLTPKQAQRLLRMICYPENPAAASDNQEQPQVITRILENLDQWRLRMSWLDLELMYKQLSNSTELSTWLDTVAKAAIGVFHLSGGPESTDHPSSCSSSSSSSSSTSSHQAKPSKHRHEKPSNNIWLVAPLVSKLQGQVQGRVLKAAGAVLEEINWSAVARSRGRPSGASHLLSHQPFLSLVLTCLHGQDEQREGLLASLHSQLTMFLMAAKDERAASKDGQTSGQASSDAEPGRSRCEGGARGADAALMQDALQLRFSLVGGMFDTIQRSTSSTTDWALLLLQLIAHGVIDLHNNSELFTTVLDMLATLVHSTLFTDAQSEKGEENRKHYQNLMKKLKKELGDRHSQSITQARQLLPLAKPMCEVITCEPVGCITDTKGNKIQGFDSIDKKQGMRVQEKQRISPWDLLEGQKNSAPLSWAWYVGVRVERKPLWFEDTHRLLRFHTHSLQKPASYYLEPPPLPPEDLIDEPPAEKKICPCVLCNKDTKADTPNSTDQSPRGRRMSKAARPRRNKKPPPGHPAMAAQAAAAQVAAQAAQQVGVPQQQTQGMMGIPQMQGNMGQQMGYQGGMYPPPQQQVQQQQHQQQWYSQQQQQQQQQQSQQQQQYFNQQQQQQMPQRANFERANMPSKQALSNMLRMRQPQNQFMGQNTNYQAIQRQQLVRQQMRPQGPGMAQGPLQQGQQPGMFPNQQQQPQNMNQGYPPNMPPQGMAQGAYYGQQQAMGQGQVMGGGGFGPQAAQQPQNYQQQQQQQQQLARQQQEQLYMQQQQQQQQQQQQQRPMGPVRPQQPYMQQQAPNVTMNTMGPMGQAQPQMQAQGAQQGYNRGMQMPNQFQQQQQQQQQQQQRMRQQMMSMQGQGQAQQQQQQNPTLMAQLQRQMPQGQMGQQQQQPHNPYHQPPPY from the exons ATGCTGAGCTTTTCTCTCGAAAAGCGGTCTCTGAAAAGACCCAGATTGGGTCCACCTGACGTGTACCCGCAGGATCCTAAACAAAAAGAg GATGAGTTGACAGCAGTCAACGTTAAACATGGCTTCAGCCTGTCTTTGACGCTAACCGAGGAGTTTGGATCAGCGCGCAACTGCACTGTAAGTGCCTCTAAGATAGGCACCTACTTAAACAGCATCCAAGCGAAGAAAGAAGAGCTGAACACACTGCCTGACACAGCCAAGAGACGGCCGCAAGTGAACACCAAGGACTCGTTCTGGCCTGCCACGCCGAGGGTGAAGCCCCAGGTTGATTCGTGGTTCAAAGACCTGGCGGGCAGCAAACCCTTGTCCAATCTCTCAAAAAAG GCGCCAAATTTCAATAAGCGGGAAGAAATTTTCGGGTTGCTGTGCGAGTTCAAAGTTCCGTTGGTGCGAGCTACCTGGTTCATCAAGCTCAGTTCTGCATATGCTGTGGCAGTCACCGAGGCTAAGATGAAGAAGCGGCAGGTCCCGGATCCAGCTCAAG AATGGACTCAGATTTTGACCAAATTCATGCGCGATCAACTTACCAAATTGCACGACCTTTACGGCCCTCTAAACACGCCCTCCGGCACCACCGCCGTCGTCCCTTCACCGTCCAGCTTACCATTGATGCTGGACGATCAGAATGCAGTACAGAAACAGTGGGCCTACTGCGTCAACCTGTGCAAGCACATGTACGAAGAAGGCCTGCTTGAGCGGCAAGAGTTCCTCACCTGGGTGCTGGAGACGGTTGAGAAGTCTGGCACGCACGAGGCAGGAATGCTCAAGTTTGTCCTGCCACTCACGCTGCAGTATCTGAACGAATTCGCCCAGTCTGAGCTGCTCGCAAG GAAATTGAGTTATTTGGCGTGCCGCCGATTGAGCCAAATGGTGGCTGAAGCCACGGGACCAGCGAGCCCTCAGACCAATTCCATGCAGCCCTCCCTCAGCCAGATCAATGCAGCCTTCAAGGATTATATCAGTTGTAAACACCACCGCAGTGTAGTCCTCACCTTCTCTACCATTCTACAG ACCGTCGCCCTGGAGTGTCCCACAGCTCTGGTGTGGAACAATTTGGGTGAGCACAAGTGTCCACCAGCCCTGAATGGCTCCCCTTTGGACTTACTGCCTTGTCCACTTTTTCTGTTGCCAATGCCACCTCGGCCAGATAACCCTACGATCAG GAACCAGCTTAAGGTTGCCGAAGGTTTTATAAGAAACCGAAGCCGAGCGGCAGAAGGCCGATGGTCATGTGACAAATGGCAACAGAGCAAAGCAGGTAGTGAAGCCAGTATTTGCACTAAAGAGTTGAACTCTACGATGCAATCACCTCAAGGGACCACAATGAGTAAGGTTCTAGCGGCCTTGGATGCTCTGGACCGGTATAGTTTTGACCGAATGGAAACAAGCAACTTGGATAGCCTTTACGTTAAAGTTTTTCCAAATGTTGCGCCTCAGTCTGTGACTGAGCAAAAAGAGAGGCAGGAAAAC CCGGTCAATCAGGACGCACCAATAGTTCAGCTCTTGTGTGAATGGGCGGTATCGACATGTCGGTGGGGTGAACACCGTGCCATGGCTGTGGCCAAGCTTTTAGAGAGGCGCCAAGCTGACTTAGCTCAGGCCTCTGAGCCTGCAGACGTACCTGACGAGAAAGACTCAGTTGACTCAAGTAATGGTGGCCCGCCACAGGGTTTACCCATCTTCCAGGGCCTCCTGATGCACTTTTTAGACACAGAAGCACCAGTTTTag AAGATAATCCTAATGCAGCCAACAAAGTGATGTTTGGCAACCTGGTTCACCTTTTCTACGAGTTGATCCGCAATGATGTATTTTCTCATGATGCTTACCTCTGCACGCTCATATCGCGCGGTGACCTGCTGACAGGCCCACCTGCGGCACAGACAGGCCAACAACCAGCCCAGAACAAAAACCAAGGCATCGGCGAAGATGAAGACTCGTCGCTGTTTGCGGGCATAGACATAAAGCCTGCTCAG GTGCGCGGCCCGCTTCCTGACTACGATGACTCCAAGATCGACGACGACCTTGACAAGCTGCTGCAGCACATCAAGGAGGAACAGCAGAACAGCCTG GACGCACCTGACTCTCCAAAGGATGACGTTCCTGCTCCGTCTTTGTCCACTGTTGGCGGAATTGGAGGTCTGGACGATACGGTCGATGGAAGGGAGGGACGTCGCCAGTCCAGACATTTGATTTACACTACGCACTTTCCACTTCCTCCG GACGATTCAAGCAGTCATGATTCAAACCAACGACATGTTTTGCTTTTTGGTGTTGGAAAAATGAGGGATGATGCCAGGCATGTTGTGAAAAAAACTGCCAAGGAGATTTCTAGGCTGTTCAGCAAAAAGTTCAGCATTGATGTCGGCGAAGGCGGACGAATTAAAAAGCATTCTAGGGGAGAATTTAACTTTGag GCGGTCACCCAAAAGATGCAGGGTCTTTCGTATTTTGACCAGCATGTGATCAGCATGCAGTGTGCAACCACTGTACTTGAAATGTTGAGCTCTTTTGCCTCTGGCTCTTCGAATTATCTGCCAGTGCAGGAGCATGTTGCCTTTCTTTTTGACTTGATGGAGCTCTCCCTCAACATTTACGGCCTCATAGATATCTGCATACAG ATAATCAAAGAGTTGCCTGACGTGGAGGCTCAACTGCAGTTACGAGGTCCCACCCTCGTCCGCAGCTACACCACTTCTCTCAGTCTCTACGTGGTCGGCGTCTTGAGACGCTATCACTGTTGCTTACTTT tGAGCCCTGAGCAGGTTTCATCAGTTTTTGAGGGCTTGTGCAAGGTGGTCAAGCACGTTTCCAACCCTGGAGACTGCAGCTCAGCTGAAAGGTGCATTTTGGCACACTTATTTGACCTCTACTCAAGCTGCGCACCCCTGAAAACCAAGCACTGTGAGCCCTTCAGCAATGCTTACCCAAAAATAAGACAG GCCATGTATGTGCGCTTGAACCCAGCCGCGTCCAGCTACCCTCTCAATAGTCAATTCATGAGTGATGTCATCGCAAATCCACGCCGCGCGAGCCAAAACGGAGCGACCAATTCAGTTGCTGCCTCGCCCGCCGTTCGCCTGGAACCGCACTGGGCGCGCCAGTTGGCCGAAAGTCCAGCTAACCGCTACAGTTTTGTGTGTAACGCGGTCATAGCTGCGTGCAGGGAAAAGGACAACGAGAGACTCAACGACCTGGCGGTTCTCTGTGCCGAACTGACTGCCTGTTGCAATGCACTTGGACCTGAGTGGCTGG GTGTGCTCAAATCGCTTTGTCCTCACGAGACAAGCAACACTCCCTTCTACCCAGATGTGCAGAGGATGGTGGATGTTACTGACTTGTCAATTCACACGTCTCTGGCAGTGTTTACCTCTATTTTAATTg CGAGGCACTGCTTTTCGCTGGAGGATTTTGTGGTGAATGTTGCGCTTCCCTCTTTGCTGACAGCCAGCCAAG gaaaagaaaaagtagACTCAAAAGTAGAAGCTGGGGCGAGGCTGACATGTCATTTGCTCTTGAGACTGTTTAAAACCAATGAAACACCGCAACCTGCGTTATACTCAGTTG GTACGTCGCCTCATCCCATGGCTGCAACTTTGCAGCATTTTAACATTCGACTGAGCTGTGACCGGCACCTGCTGGCGGCTGCGCACAACAACATCAACATAGGAGCCCTGTTAGCCGTTCTCAAAGGCATTCTGGTCATGGGTGACGCCACTGCAAGGGATTCAAAGGGCAAGAAAGACTCGGTTGGCCCTGTGAGCAAGTCAGTATCTGTCGGCAGCTCTGGCGAACTCAGCATCAGTCACATTTTGGGCACCAGCGACCTTCTTGGTGCCAATGACGATCCCCTACTTGACGTTAG TGGTCAAAGGTTGGAGAAGGCCGGTCTCTCAGAGTACGCACAACATGTGTTACAACAGATTTGTAGCCAGGAGTGGGTGCTTGTGCGCTGTTTGCAAAATCCTGAAAACCTCTGCAACCCAGAGATGCTGCTTGACAACATGCTTACTCCAAAACAA GCGCAGAGACTGCTGCGAATGATCTGCTACCCTGAGAACCCAGCTGCCGCCTCTGACAACCAAGAGCAGCCTCAGGTCATCACAAGAATCTTGGAG AACTTGGATCAATGGCGTTTGAGAATGTCGTGGTTGGACCTGGAGCTCATGTACAAACAGCTGTCCAACAGCACTGAATTGTCCACCTGGCTGGACACGGTGGCCAAAGCAGCCATTGGAGTTTTCCATCTTTCAGGCGGGCCAGAATCAACCGACCACCCATCGTCTTGCTCATCAAGTTCGTCATCATCGTCCAGCACGTCTTCTCACCAGGCAAAACCGTCCAAGCACAGACATGAAAAACCCAGCAACAA TATCTGGCTGGTGGCGCCTTTGGTGTCGAAGTTGCAGGGCCAGGTGCAGGGACGCGTGCTGAAGGCAGCCGGTGCTGTGCTGGAGGAGATCAACTGGAGTGCCGTGGCGCGCAGCCGCGGCCGTCCGTCTGGCGCCAGCCACCTGCTGAGCCACCAGCCCTTCCTCTCACTTGTGCTGACATGTCTTCACGGACAGGACGAGCAGCGCGAGGGACTTCTCGCATCGCTCCACTCTCAGCTCACCATGTTCCTGATGGCCGCCAAGGACGAGCGGGCTGCCTCCAAGGACGGTCAGACGAGTGGCCAAGCCAGCAGTGATGCTGAGCCTGGCCGCAGCAGGTGCGAGGGCGGCGCCAGGGGCGCCGACGCGGCCCTCATGCAGGATGCCCTTCAGCTCAGGTTCAGCCTGGTTGGCGGCATGTTCGACACCATCCAGCGCAGCACCAGCTCCACCACTGACTGGGCCCTGCTTCTGCTCCAGCTCATCGCTCACGGAGTTATCGACCTGCACAACAACAG TGAGCTGTTCACCACAGTTTTGGACATGCTTGCAACTTTGGTCCACTCAACTCTTTTCACTGATGCTCAATCTGagaaaggagaagaaaacCGGAAGCACTATCAGAACTTAATGAAGAAACTTAAAAAg GAGCTTGGGGATAGACACTCGCAGTCGATCACCCAGGCGCGCCAGCTGCTGCCTCTGGCCAAGCCGATGTGCGAAGTGATCACTTGCGAGCCCGTCGGCTGCATCACTGACACCAAGGGCAACAAAATTCAGGGCTTTGACTCAATAGACAAGAAGCAGGGCATGCGTGTGCAGGAGAAGCAGCGCATCAGCCCGTGGGACCTGCTCGAGGGCCAAAAGAACTCGGCACCGCTCTCTTGGGCCTGGTACGTAGGCGTTCGCGTTGAGAGGAAGCCGCTTTGGTTCGAGGACACGCACCGCTTGCTGCGTTTCCACACGCACTCACTGCAAAAACCCGCATCCTACTACCTTGAGCCGCCCCCGCTGCCCCCAGAGGATCTCATCGATGAGCCGCCTGCTGAAAAGAAG atttgtcCATGTGTGCTCTGCAATAAAGACACGAAAGCGGACACACCGAACTCGACGGACCAATCGCCGAGGGGCCGGCGTATGAGCAAGGCTGCGAGGCCAAGAAGAAATAAGAAGCCACCACCAGGTCATCCAGCCATGGCCGCCCAAGCTGCTGCCGCACAAGTTGCAGCCCAGGCTGCTCAGCAAGTCGGCGTTCCCCAACAGCAGACACAGGGCATGATGGGAATCCCCCAGATGCAG GGTAACATGGGTCAGCAAATGGGTTACCAGGGTGGCATGTACCCTCCTCCGCAGCAGCAggtgcagcaacagcagcatcagcagcagtgGTACAgtcaacagcagcagcaacaacaacaacaacagtcgcaacagcagcagcaatatttcaaccagcagcagcaacaacagatGCCGCAGCGGGCCAACTTTGAGCGCGCCAACATGCCATCAAAGCAGGCGTTGTCCAACATGCTACGCATGCGGCAGCCGCAGAACCAGTTCATGGGCCAGAACACTAACTACCAGGCCATCCAGCGCCAACAGTTGGTCAG GCAGCAAATGCGGCCCCAGGGGCCCGGCATGGCCCAAGGCCCCCTGCAGCAGGGCCAGCAGCCAGGCATGTTTCCCAATCAGCAACAACAGCCTCAGAACATGAACCAGGGATACCCTCCTAACATGCCACCACAAG GTATGGCCCAGGGTGCCTATTATGGCCAACAGCAGGCCATGGGCCAGGGCCAAGTGATGGGCGGTGGGGGCTTTGGACCCCAGGCAGCCCAGCAGCCCCAGAACTaccaacagcagcaacaacagcaacagcagttggcgcggcagcagcaggagcagctgtacatgcagcagcagcaacaacagcagcagcagcagcaacagcagcggcCCATGGGCCCTGTTAGACCCCAGCAACCCTACATGCAG cagcaggcccCAAACGTGACCATGAACACGATGGGCCCCATGGGTCAGGCCCAGCCCCAAATGCAGGCCCAAGGGGCCCAGCAGGGATACAATCGGGGCATGCAGATGCCAAACCagttccagcagcagcagcagcagcaacaacagcagcagcagcgaatgCGCCAGCAAATGATGTCCATG CAGGGCCAAGGCcaggcgcagcagcagcaacaacaaaatcCTACACTGATGGCGCAGTTGCAGCGGCAGATGCCTCAGGGCCAGATgggacagcagcagcagcagccgcacaaTCCCTACCACCAGCCACCACCATACTAA